In bacterium, the DNA window GAAAGTGGCAAAAGATATTGCCCCGCTCAGCTATCTGGATATCGGGGGGGGGATGGGCATAGTATATGAGGATGAAAAGCCTTTTGATGTTCCGGCTTTTGCCGAAGCTATTATAAAAGAGATAAAATCTCTGGGCGTAAAATTGATAATTGAACCCGGAAGGTATATTACCGGTAACAGCGGCGTCCTGCTTACACAGGTTCAATACCTGAAAAAATCGGGAGCGAAAAATTTTATTATTGTTGATGCGGGGATGAATGACCTTATAAGGCCCAGCCTTTACGGCTCATACCACAGGATAGAACCTGTAACCAGGCATGATAACGGCAGCGTTCTTTGCGATGTGGTCGGACCTGTTTGTGAATCAGGCGATTTTATCGCGAAAGACAGAAAAATAGGGCGTATTTCGCAGGATGATTATCTTTGTGTCTTTAGCGCCGGGGCATATGGTTTTGTTATGAGCAGTAATTATAATTCCAGGCCCAGAGCGGCGGAAATCCTGGTGGATGGGAACGAAGATGTGATGATCAGGAAGAGAGAAGAATATCTTGACCTGATACGTTTTGATAATCCGAATGTTTAGATACGAGGGGTTTTTATTTTATGCGGATAAGGTTTTCCAAGATGGAAGGCGCGGGAAATGATTTTATAGTTATCGATGACAGGGAAAAAATATTTCCTGTTCCGGAGAATTCTCTTGCGGCTGAAATGTGCGTCCGCAGGAAATCCATAGGCGCGGACGGTGTCATACTGCTTCAGAATTCCGGAAAAGCGGATTTTAAAATGAGGATATTTAACCCCGACGGGGGTGAAGCCGAAATGTGCGGTAACGGGGCCAGGTGCATAGCAAAATTCGCCTATGACAATAAGATTGCGGGTAGAAAAATGACAGTAGAGACTATGGCGGGGATGCTGTCTGCTTCTGTTGAAGGTGATATGATAAAAATCAAAATGAGCGACCCGCGTGATTTGAAGGCGGATGTTTGCATTTTGTTTCCGGATAAACAGGTAAAGCTTGATTTTATAAATACGGGTGTCCCCCACGCGGTATTGTTTGTGGAAAAAGTAGAGCAGGTTGATGTTGAGGGGCTCGGCAGGAAGATCAGAAACGCGGCTGAGTTTAAGCCTTCCGGGACAAACGTGAATTTCGTTGAAATAAACTCTGACAACTTGGTAAAAGTCAGAACTTACGAGCGCGGGGTTGAGGCAGAGACCCTTGCCTGCGGTACGGGTGTCGTAGCTTCCGCGATAATTTCACACAGGCAAAAAAATGTGAAAGCGCCCGTAAAAGTGGTTACAAAAAGCGGTGACAGTATTATTGTCGATTTTAAAATCGGGGACGGATCCTACAAAAATGTTTACATGTCCGGACCCGCAAAGCTAATATATGTTGCTGAATATGGTTTCTGAAAATCAGTTTAAAGATATGATTAAATTAAATATTCCAGGGGGTAAAAATGTTTAAAGGCTCTTTTGTCGCTATAGTGACTCCATTTAAAAACGGCCGGCTGCATGAAGAATCTTTAAGGGAACTTGTACAGATGCATATTGCAAACGGCACATCGGGGATAGTGCCCTGCGGTACTACGGGAGAATCAGCCACTCTTACACCCGAAGAGCATAAAAAGGTGATAGAGACAGTTATAAGCGAGACGGCGAAAAAGATTCCTGTTATAGCCGGCACTGGATCAAACAACACGAAAGAAGCCATAGAATATACGAAGCATGCTTATAATGCCGGGGCCGATGCGGCGCTGGTAATAACACCTTATTATAATAAACCCACGCAGGAAGGTTTATATTATCATTATAAGGCAATTGCGACCGAAGTCCCTATACCCATAGTAGTTTATAATGTCCCGGGCAGGACGGGCGTATCCATAGAGCCCGAAACAGTTGCCAGGTTGTCGGAATTAAGTAATATCGTTGCGATTAAAGAAGCCAGCGGGCAGATGGACCAGATATCCAAGATTATGTCACTTTGCGGTATAACCGTGTTGTCGGGCGATGATTCGATGACAATGCCCATAATGGCAATCGGCGGTAGCGGCGTAATTTCTGTGATAGCCAATATTGTGCCGGCTGATATGAAAGAACTTACATCTGCGATGGAAGACGGAGATATTGAAAGCGCAAGGGAACTACACTATAAACTTTTTGATTTGTGTAAAGTTATGTTTATTGAAACCAACCCTATTCCTATCAAGACAGCTATGGCGATGAAAGGAATGATTGAAGAGGAATTCAGGCTGCCTCTTGTCAGCCCGACTGAAAAATCAAGATCGCTGATTAAAAGACAGCTTGAACAATACGGTTTACTGTAATAAAAATGAAGGGGAAGAAAGATGCTTAAAATTGTTGTATGCGGCGCTTCCGGAAGAATGGGAAAAAGGATAATCTCTCTTGTCCTTTCCATGGACGGGGTGAAACTGGCCGGCGCGTGTGAGGCGAAAGCCCATCAAAGCGTCGGTCTGGATGCCGGGGATATAACCGGTAATCCCAAAAGCGGTGTTGTTATTTCCGATTCCCTTGAAAATGCGCTCGAAAATGCCGATGTCCTTATAGATTTTTCATCAAAGGATTCCGTTGTTTCAAATGTTCGGGCGGCGTCAGACAAAAAAGTGCCTGTTGTAGTGGGTACCACAGGGTTAACGGAAGAGGATAAAGATAAAATCCGGATTTGCGCCAAGACCATACCGGTTCTGGTTTCATCCAATATGAGCGCCGGTGTGAATCTGTTGCTGCAGATTGCGGGAGATATTGCTTTAATGCTTGGCGAAGAGTACGATATAGAAATTATAGAGAGCCATCATAAAATGAAAAAGGATTCCCCGTCGGGCACCGCTCTGTCATTTGCCGAAGCAATAAAAAAAGCCCTTGCCGCCAAGGGAAGGAATATAAAATTTATTTACGGCAGGGAGGGTATTTGCGGGGAGAAGAAGAAGGACGAGATAGGTATTCATGCCGTAAGGTCAGGAGATGTTGTCGGAGAACACACAGTTATATATTGCGGCTCGGGAGAGAAAATAGAAATTAAGCATACTGCCCATACACGCGATACATTTGCCCTGGGCGCGGTGAGGGCGGCGATATGGCTGAAAGGCAGGCCTTCGGGTTTTTACACTATGAAAGATGTCCTTTTCGGGAAATAGGTAAAACGGTTCGAAGCCGGGATTGTTATAAGGAGATTAAAATGGCTTTTAAATCTGGATATTCCGAGAAATTAAAAAAACTGCCCCCGTATTTGTTTGCGGAAATAGATAAAATTAAAAGAAAACTGCTCCAGGACGGGAAAGATATCATAGACCTGGGAGTGGGGGATCCGGATATACCCACACCGACGCACATAATTGAAAGGCTGTATAAGGCCGCGCAGGATCCGAAAAACCACAGCTATGCCCTTGACGCCGGCATGCCGGAATTTAGAAAAGCCATAGCGTTATGGTATAAAAAAAGATTTAATATCGACCTCGATCCGCAGGATGAAATACTTCCGTTGATAGGTTCTAAAGAGGGGATAGCACATCTGCCTCTTGCTTTTGTGGATCCGGGAGATGTCGTTCTTATACCTGAGCCGGGTTATCCGGTATATTTTTCCTCCACCGTTTTTGCGGGTGGCGACCCGTATTTTATGCCTTTACTGGAGAAAAATTCTTTTTTACCCGGTTACCATGATATTGATGCGCAGGAATTAAAAAAAGCGAAACTTATGTTCCTGAATTATCCCAATAATCCCACATCGGCAACGTGTGATATAAGTTTTTTTGAGAATACGGTTGAGTTCGCAAAAAAGAACAACATTATAGTGTGCCATGATGCCGCCTATACAGAGATATTTTTTGACGGAAAAAAACAGCCCAGTTTTCTTCAGGCTGACGGGGCGAAAGATGTCGGGATAGAATTCCACTCTTTGTCCAAGACTTTCTGCATGACCGGCTGGCGCATCGGTTTTGCTGTTGGAAACCCGGATATCATAAAAGGCCTCGGAAAAATAAAAAGCAATATCGATTCAGGCATATTTCAGGCAATCCAGTTAGCCGGTGCAGAAGCTCTTGAGAGAGGAGAATCGGATACAAGGCGGTTTAACAAGATTTACCAGGAAAGAAGAGATATATTCGTTGAAGGGTTGAATAATTTAGGCTGGAAAGCGGAAAAACCGGATGCTACTTTTTATATATGGCTCAAAGTCCCTCCGGGATATACTTCTTCCGAACTGACTATGGTACTGCTTAAGGAATGCAATATAGTATGCACTCCCGGGAACGGCTTTGGCGAAGATGGGGAGGGATATGTCCGGTTTGCGCTTACAAGGGATAAAGGCAGGATCATGGAAGCGCTTGAAAGAATCAGAAAGCTGCATGAAAAAAGAAGTTGAAGTCTATATCGGCCTGGGTTCTAATCTGGGGGAAAAAAAGTTAAATATCGAACAAGGCATAAAGTTTTTACAATCAGACAATAAGATCAGAATTATTTCACAGTCGTCGTTGTATGAGACCAGTCCAGTCTGTATTATTTCAAAAAAGTTTTTTTTAAATTCTGTTATAAAAGTTAAGACTGTTCTTAAACCGCTTGCTCTTTTAAAAAAGATGAAGAAAATAGAAAAAAAGATGGGAAGAAGGCCGTCAAAAAGAGGCGACAGGATTATTGATATGGACATAATACTGTACGGAGAGAAAAGCATGAAAAGAAAATCGCTTGAGATCCCTCATCCTTCCTTTCATAAAAGGCTGTTTGTGCTGCTTCCCCTGTGTGAAATTAACGGCCGTCTGAAGCACCCGGTTTATAAGAAAACCGTTAAATATTACATAAGAAAACTTAAAGATTCGGGACAATCCGCGGAAAAAATCGCGTAGTGTGAAAAAATGAATGCGGAAGATATCAAAAAGTTAAAGGTTTCCGGTAAAAAAATTGTTGCGGTTACGGCATACGATTGGGCAACTGCCTCGCTTTGCAGGGATGCGGCTCCGGATGTTGTGCTGGTGGGCGATTCCCTGTCCATGGTGGCTCTCGGTTATGATAATACTTTGCCTGTGACGGTGGATGAGATGCTGCATCATACAAAGGCTGTCGTAAGGGCCGGACTTAATTCTCTTATTGTAGCGGATATGCCTTTCATGTCGTTTAATGTTTCGACCGAATCGACGATTTATAACGCGGGGCGTTTCATAAAAGAAGCCGGCGCGCAAGCCGTAAAAATCGAAGGCGGGACAGAGGTTTCTTCTGTAGTAAAACTGCTTGTCGAGAGAGGTGTCCCCGTAATGGGCCATATTGGCCTGACCCCTCAGGATGTACTTGTCCTCGGAGGGTATAAAGTCCAGGCGAAAACACCTGAGAAAATAGGGCTTTTGCTGAAAGACGCAAAATCTTTACAGGATGCGGGTGCCTTTTCGATTGTGCTGGAGTGCGTCCCGGCTGAGGTAGGTAAATTGCTGTCGGATTCGGTTGATGTCCCCGTTATTGGAATAGGGGCCGGTCCTTTTTGTGACGGGCAGATAATGGTTTTCAGTGATTTAACGGGGTTGTATGAAAAGAAAAAAGCAAAATTTGTGAAGGTTTACGCCGATGCCGGCGGCGTGATAAAAAATGCCGTAAAGAAGTATGCGGATGAAGTGCGCAAAGGCGAGTTTCCCGATAAGGAACATTCGTATTAAATAGTTAACACTTAAACAGGAAAAATAAAAAATAATATTGAAATTTTAATAATTAAAATATTTTATAGTAAGGAATTAATGTGATTGTAGTTAAAAAAATAGATAAGATGAGAAAAGAGGTTCTTGCCTGGAAGAAAAAAAACAAAACCATAGGTTTTGTCCCTACGATGGGTTTTCTTCATAAAGGACATATAAGCCTTATTAAGAAAGCACGCCTCGAAAACGACATAGTGGTAGCCAGTATTTTTGTTAATCCGATACAGTTTTTGCCGGGCGAAGATTTTTCTTCTTATCCGCGGAGTTTTGAAAACGATAAAAAAATATGTAAAAACGAAAAAGTTAATATCCTGTTTTTCCCTTCCGCCGGAGAGATTTACCCGCTCCGGTTTTCGACTTTTGTCGAAGAAACTGATTTGAGCTTGCCTTTGTGCGGAAAAGACAGGCCGGGCCATTTCAAGGGGGTTACAACAGTCGTATTAAAGTTATTTAACATAATTCAGCCCGACACAGCATATTTCGGTCAAAAAGACGCGCAGCAGGCGCTCGTAATAAAGAAGATGACCGAAGATTTGAATATTTCCGTAAAGGTTAAGGTTATGCCGATAGTCAGGGAAAAAGACGGTCTCGCAATGAGTTCAAGAAACAGCTATCTTTCCGCGGATGAAAGGCGAAAGGCTCCCGCCATATACGAATCGCTGAAAATGGCGGAAAAAATTATTATGGGAGGAGAAAGAAACGCCCTTAAAATCAAGAAGCGCATAGCGAAGGCTGTCAATTCCGCTACAGGAGGGAAAATCGATTATATAGAGATAGTCTGTCCGGTCAGTATGAAAGCCTTAAAACGTGTGGAATCCGGCGCCTTGATTGCCATAGCTGTTAAGCTTGGCGGGGCAAGGCTTATAGATAATATCATTGTCAAAACGCCGGGAAAAAGGAAATAAGAAAGGGGAAAAATTAAAATGTTAAGAATGATGTGCAAATCTAAAATACACAGGGTGACTGTTACGGATAAATCGCTGAATTATGAAGGGAGTATTACTATAGACGAAGAACTGGCGGAGGCGGCAAATCTGGCTCCGTATGAAGTTGTAAAAGTCGCCAACCTGAATAACGGCGAACGTTTTCAGACATATGTTATAAATGGGAAGCGGGGTTCGGGCGAAATCATACTTAACGGCGCAGCGGCGAGGCTTGGGGAAAAGGGAGATAAATTGATAATAATGGCGTTCTGTATGGTCTCCGAAGAAAAAGTGAGGGATTTCCATCCCTCATTTGTCGCTGTAGACAGCGAAAACAGGATTGTTAAAAAGAAATGAAATACAAAAAAACTTTAAATGAAATAGAAATTCTCAAAAAAGACAGGAAGGCCCTGATACTCGCTCATAATTATCAGAGGCCTGAAGTGCAGGAAATTGCGGATATCACCGGCGATTCGCTCGAACTTGCGCAGGCGGCTTCCGAAACCGATTCGGAAATAATAGTGCTTTGCGGGGTAAGATTTATGGCGGAGACCGCCTCAATATTAAACCCGGGCAAAAAAGTTTATCTGCCGGAAAATAGCGCCGGTTGCCCGATGGCGGATATGATTGGGGCGGATGCGTTGAGAAATATTAAAAAAAACCATCCGGGTGTTCCTGTTGTAACATATGTAAATTCGCCTGCCGAGGTAAAAGCCGAAAGCGACATTTGCTGCACTTCTTCAAATGCGGTTGAAGTCGTAAAATCGGTTTCTTCCGGGAAAGTGATTTTTGTCCCGGACAGGAACCTCGGGTCATTTGTAGCTTCCATGGTGGATAAGGAACTGATATTGTGGGACGGGTACTGTTATGTGCACGATTGTCTGACAAGGGAAGAAGTTCTGAGGGTTAAAGATGCCCACCCGGGCGCGGAAGTTATCGCCCATCCCGAATGCAGGGCGGAAGTGCTTGAAATTGCGGATGCTGTTTTAAGTACGGCAGGGATGCTTGATTATGCCGGAAAAACAGCCGCAAAAACTATAATTGTCGCGACTGAGATAGGCATGTTATGGCCTTTGAAAAAAGCCGCTCCCGGGAAAGAGTTTATTCCCGCGAGTTTTAATATGGTCTGCCGTGAAATGAAATCCATAACCCTGGATTCAGTTCTGTCTTCGCTTAAAGATGAGAGGTTTGAGGTTAAAGTGCCTGAAAGTACAGGCAAAAAGGCATTAAGTGCGATTCAAAAAATGCTTTCGGTAAAATAAAATTATTCATCAGGATTGTTTTATGAATCCCAGATATCTTATAAATTTTGATTTGGCAAAAATGAATTCGGTAAAAACCGGCATGATAGTCATCGGCTCAGGTTCTGCGGGTCTGACAGCGGCTTTGCATGCATCTGCATTCGGTAATGTCACTATTGTCACAAAGTCAAAAATTGAAGAGAGCAATACATTGCATGCGCAGGGCGGTGTGGCCGTTTCACTCTCTAAGGATGATTCATGGGAAAAACATTTTGAAGATACTATTTTTGCGGGAGCGGGTTTGTGCAACAGGAAATCAGTTGAGATCCTTGTAAAGGAAGGGGTCGACAGGGTAAATGAATTAATAGACCTGGGAGCTAATTTTGACAGGCATAACGGCAAACTGCTCTTTACGCGCGAGGCTGCGCATGGACAGCGCAGAATAATACATGCCAACGGAGATAATACGGGAGCAGAAATAGAAAGGACTCTTGTCCGCGCTGTTAAAAATAACAGGAAAATAGATGTAATGGAAGAGCATTACGCGATTGACCTGCTGCATCATAAAAACAGATGTTACGGCGTCATTGCCTTTAACCGAAGAACCGGCAGAAAAACCGCGGTAATCGCTCCCTCTACGATTCTGGCCACCGGAGGAGCGGGTCAGGTATACAGGGAAACCACTAA includes these proteins:
- the dapB gene encoding 4-hydroxy-tetrahydrodipicolinate reductase is translated as MLKIVVCGASGRMGKRIISLVLSMDGVKLAGACEAKAHQSVGLDAGDITGNPKSGVVISDSLENALENADVLIDFSSKDSVVSNVRAASDKKVPVVVGTTGLTEEDKDKIRICAKTIPVLVSSNMSAGVNLLLQIAGDIALMLGEEYDIEIIESHHKMKKDSPSGTALSFAEAIKKALAAKGRNIKFIYGREGICGEKKKDEIGIHAVRSGDVVGEHTVIYCGSGEKIEIKHTAHTRDTFALGAVRAAIWLKGRPSGFYTMKDVLFGK
- a CDS encoding aspartate 1-decarboxylase, translating into MLRMMCKSKIHRVTVTDKSLNYEGSITIDEELAEAANLAPYEVVKVANLNNGERFQTYVINGKRGSGEIILNGAAARLGEKGDKLIIMAFCMVSEEKVRDFHPSFVAVDSENRIVKKK
- the panB gene encoding 3-methyl-2-oxobutanoate hydroxymethyltransferase, with translation MNAEDIKKLKVSGKKIVAVTAYDWATASLCRDAAPDVVLVGDSLSMVALGYDNTLPVTVDEMLHHTKAVVRAGLNSLIVADMPFMSFNVSTESTIYNAGRFIKEAGAQAVKIEGGTEVSSVVKLLVERGVPVMGHIGLTPQDVLVLGGYKVQAKTPEKIGLLLKDAKSLQDAGAFSIVLECVPAEVGKLLSDSVDVPVIGIGAGPFCDGQIMVFSDLTGLYEKKKAKFVKVYADAGGVIKNAVKKYADEVRKGEFPDKEHSY
- the folK gene encoding 2-amino-4-hydroxy-6-hydroxymethyldihydropteridine diphosphokinase — its product is MKKEVEVYIGLGSNLGEKKLNIEQGIKFLQSDNKIRIISQSSLYETSPVCIISKKFFLNSVIKVKTVLKPLALLKKMKKIEKKMGRRPSKRGDRIIDMDIILYGEKSMKRKSLEIPHPSFHKRLFVLLPLCEINGRLKHPVYKKTVKYYIRKLKDSGQSAEKIA
- the panC gene encoding pantoate--beta-alanine ligase, encoding MIVVKKIDKMRKEVLAWKKKNKTIGFVPTMGFLHKGHISLIKKARLENDIVVASIFVNPIQFLPGEDFSSYPRSFENDKKICKNEKVNILFFPSAGEIYPLRFSTFVEETDLSLPLCGKDRPGHFKGVTTVVLKLFNIIQPDTAYFGQKDAQQALVIKKMTEDLNISVKVKVMPIVREKDGLAMSSRNSYLSADERRKAPAIYESLKMAEKIIMGGERNALKIKKRIAKAVNSATGGKIDYIEIVCPVSMKALKRVESGALIAIAVKLGGARLIDNIIVKTPGKRK
- a CDS encoding LL-diaminopimelate aminotransferase, translated to MAFKSGYSEKLKKLPPYLFAEIDKIKRKLLQDGKDIIDLGVGDPDIPTPTHIIERLYKAAQDPKNHSYALDAGMPEFRKAIALWYKKRFNIDLDPQDEILPLIGSKEGIAHLPLAFVDPGDVVLIPEPGYPVYFSSTVFAGGDPYFMPLLEKNSFLPGYHDIDAQELKKAKLMFLNYPNNPTSATCDISFFENTVEFAKKNNIIVCHDAAYTEIFFDGKKQPSFLQADGAKDVGIEFHSLSKTFCMTGWRIGFAVGNPDIIKGLGKIKSNIDSGIFQAIQLAGAEALERGESDTRRFNKIYQERRDIFVEGLNNLGWKAEKPDATFYIWLKVPPGYTSSELTMVLLKECNIVCTPGNGFGEDGEGYVRFALTRDKGRIMEALERIRKLHEKRS
- the dapF gene encoding diaminopimelate epimerase, producing the protein MRIRFSKMEGAGNDFIVIDDREKIFPVPENSLAAEMCVRRKSIGADGVILLQNSGKADFKMRIFNPDGGEAEMCGNGARCIAKFAYDNKIAGRKMTVETMAGMLSASVEGDMIKIKMSDPRDLKADVCILFPDKQVKLDFINTGVPHAVLFVEKVEQVDVEGLGRKIRNAAEFKPSGTNVNFVEINSDNLVKVRTYERGVEAETLACGTGVVASAIISHRQKNVKAPVKVVTKSGDSIIVDFKIGDGSYKNVYMSGPAKLIYVAEYGF
- the nadA gene encoding quinolinate synthase NadA, which produces MKYKKTLNEIEILKKDRKALILAHNYQRPEVQEIADITGDSLELAQAASETDSEIIVLCGVRFMAETASILNPGKKVYLPENSAGCPMADMIGADALRNIKKNHPGVPVVTYVNSPAEVKAESDICCTSSNAVEVVKSVSSGKVIFVPDRNLGSFVASMVDKELILWDGYCYVHDCLTREEVLRVKDAHPGAEVIAHPECRAEVLEIADAVLSTAGMLDYAGKTAAKTIIVATEIGMLWPLKKAAPGKEFIPASFNMVCREMKSITLDSVLSSLKDERFEVKVPESTGKKALSAIQKMLSVK
- the dapA gene encoding 4-hydroxy-tetrahydrodipicolinate synthase — encoded protein: MFKGSFVAIVTPFKNGRLHEESLRELVQMHIANGTSGIVPCGTTGESATLTPEEHKKVIETVISETAKKIPVIAGTGSNNTKEAIEYTKHAYNAGADAALVITPYYNKPTQEGLYYHYKAIATEVPIPIVVYNVPGRTGVSIEPETVARLSELSNIVAIKEASGQMDQISKIMSLCGITVLSGDDSMTMPIMAIGGSGVISVIANIVPADMKELTSAMEDGDIESARELHYKLFDLCKVMFIETNPIPIKTAMAMKGMIEEEFRLPLVSPTEKSRSLIKRQLEQYGLL